A single window of Luteipulveratus halotolerans DNA harbors:
- a CDS encoding CGNR zinc finger domain-containing protein, which produces MLDAEALLEALNSTPIRDGRVEDGWRDDDVLDRWALDHGGQGGVQERRWLRLTRDALQEVASGRDAQESILKVLNGVRRVPELTSSGLEWHLEAPAGRGLAVELVLAWADVQESLPARLRPCANPECSLFLIDRSRANAARWCSMKTCGNRLKARRHQARAREKP; this is translated from the coding sequence ATGCTGGACGCTGAGGCGCTCCTGGAGGCGTTGAACAGCACGCCGATCCGGGATGGACGGGTCGAGGACGGCTGGCGCGACGACGACGTGCTCGACCGGTGGGCTCTCGACCACGGAGGTCAGGGGGGCGTGCAGGAGCGCCGGTGGCTGAGGCTGACCCGCGACGCGCTGCAGGAAGTTGCATCAGGGCGCGACGCGCAAGAGTCGATCCTGAAGGTTCTCAACGGTGTTCGCCGTGTCCCCGAGCTGACCTCGTCTGGTCTCGAGTGGCATCTGGAAGCACCCGCAGGCCGCGGCCTCGCGGTCGAGCTGGTGCTCGCCTGGGCCGACGTTCAGGAGAGCCTGCCCGCCCGGCTGCGACCGTGTGCCAACCCGGAGTGCAGCCTGTTCCTGATCGACCGCAGCCGCGCCAACGCCGCGCGGTGGTGCTCGATGAAGACGTGCGGCAACCGGCTCAAGGCGCGCCGCCACCAGGCTCGGGCACGCGAGAAGCCCTGA
- a CDS encoding methyltransferase domain-containing protein, whose translation MNGFTGFEDVWAARLGGLRNVVRQHVIATQLGEHLGSARTALDVGCGQGTQAIALARRGLAVTGIDPAPDLLDRLRADAREQNVQVRALQGDLAGLAEVIGGERFDLVCAHGLLMYLDEAYAGLEALAARATPGGLVSFTVRNGDALAYRPGIRGEFGAALAAFESVDYRNELGVDAHAHRRADVEKWCSATGLDIVGWYGVRVLTDGVTSSAAPDDVDLPACLAAEVEAGRRDPYRALGSMLHFVARAAR comes from the coding sequence ATGAACGGGTTCACGGGCTTCGAGGACGTCTGGGCGGCGCGGCTGGGCGGGCTGCGCAACGTCGTACGCCAGCACGTCATCGCGACCCAGCTCGGTGAGCATCTCGGGTCGGCGCGCACCGCGCTCGACGTGGGCTGCGGCCAGGGGACGCAGGCCATCGCGCTCGCACGCCGTGGTCTGGCGGTCACCGGCATCGACCCTGCGCCGGACCTCCTCGACCGGCTGCGTGCCGATGCGCGTGAGCAGAACGTGCAGGTCAGAGCCCTGCAGGGTGACCTGGCCGGTCTCGCCGAGGTCATCGGCGGCGAGCGGTTCGACCTCGTCTGCGCGCACGGCCTGCTGATGTATCTCGACGAGGCGTACGCCGGTCTCGAGGCGCTCGCCGCCCGCGCGACTCCGGGTGGGCTCGTGTCGTTCACGGTGCGCAACGGTGACGCGCTCGCGTACAGACCGGGTATTCGTGGCGAGTTCGGGGCCGCGCTGGCGGCGTTCGAGAGTGTCGACTATCGCAACGAGCTCGGGGTCGACGCGCATGCGCATCGTCGCGCTGACGTCGAGAAGTGGTGCAGCGCAACGGGACTCGACATCGTCGGGTGGTACGGCGTCCGTGTCCTGACCGACGGCGTGACCTCATCGGCGGCGCCCGACGACGTCGACCTGCCGGCCTGCCTGGCGGCTGAGGTCGAGGCCGGGCGGCGTGACCCCTATCGGGCGCTCGGGTCGATGCTCCACTTCGTCGCTCGGGCGGCGCGCTGA
- a CDS encoding alpha/beta fold hydrolase yields the protein MSDVRHRYATVNGHRVFYREAGSPTAPTLVLLHGFPTSSRMFRHLIPALADRWHVIAPDHIGFGSSDTPGVDAFTYTFDALTDITEGLLGRLGVTEYAIYVQDYGAPIGWRLALRNPEAITAVISQSGNAYEEGFVKDFWKPLWEYAENPSPRTEPAVRGLLTREATRWQYEHGVDQPELVDPDTWAADDHGLSRPGNDLVQLALFRDYANNRPMYPQLHEYFRERQVPLLAIWGGGDQIFGPDGARAFATDLTDAEIYVIDGGGHFLLESHLDLVVGYIRGFLLRSVDRTAEGHARAASSAA from the coding sequence ATGTCCGACGTCCGCCACCGCTACGCCACCGTCAACGGGCACCGCGTCTTCTACCGCGAAGCGGGATCGCCCACCGCACCCACGCTCGTCCTCCTGCACGGGTTCCCGACGAGCTCGCGCATGTTCCGTCACCTCATCCCTGCGCTCGCCGACCGGTGGCATGTCATCGCCCCCGATCACATCGGGTTCGGCAGCTCGGACACACCGGGCGTCGACGCATTCACCTACACGTTCGACGCCCTGACCGACATCACCGAGGGCCTGCTGGGCCGGCTCGGGGTGACGGAGTACGCCATCTACGTGCAGGACTACGGCGCCCCCATCGGCTGGCGTCTCGCCCTGCGCAACCCTGAGGCGATCACGGCTGTCATCAGCCAGAGCGGCAACGCCTACGAAGAAGGCTTCGTCAAGGACTTCTGGAAGCCGCTGTGGGAGTACGCCGAGAACCCGAGCCCGCGCACCGAGCCCGCCGTCCGCGGCCTGCTCACGCGCGAGGCGACCCGCTGGCAGTACGAGCACGGGGTCGACCAGCCCGAGCTCGTCGACCCCGACACCTGGGCCGCCGACGACCACGGGCTCAGCCGACCGGGGAACGATCTCGTGCAGCTCGCGCTCTTCCGGGACTACGCCAACAACCGGCCGATGTATCCGCAGCTGCACGAGTACTTCCGGGAGCGCCAGGTCCCGCTGCTCGCGATCTGGGGCGGCGGCGACCAGATCTTCGGGCCCGACGGCGCACGCGCGTTCGCCACGGACCTCACCGACGCGGAGATCTACGTGATCGACGGCGGCGGACACTTCCTGCTCGAGTCCCACCTGGACCTCGTGGTCGGCTACATTCGCGGATTCCTGCTCCGCAGCGTCGACCGCACGGCCGAGGGTCACGCTCGCGCAGCGTCGAGCGCGGCATAG
- a CDS encoding helix-turn-helix domain-containing GNAT family N-acetyltransferase, whose protein sequence is MTATQPATPCTLDIASAETYAGWFSTLADPTRVRLLHAVATSASGSARVGDLATQLGISQSTCSHHVRRLAEVGFIMVDKVGTSSVVTVNPACCTGLPHAADVVMGTMLENPCCPSDLPADVTTRPMLKKDLRTVRDIYAEGITTRNATFETEVPAVGVLADKWLKGHRWVAEIDGTVVGWAAASPISARECYAGVAETSVYVTESARGRGVGKALLHRQVTEADAGGLWTLQTSIFPENRASIALHHAAGFRTLAVRSRIAQLDGMWRDTVLLERRASV, encoded by the coding sequence GTGACAGCGACTCAACCCGCCACGCCTTGCACCCTGGACATTGCCTCCGCCGAGACCTACGCCGGATGGTTCAGCACGCTCGCCGACCCGACACGAGTCCGGCTGCTGCACGCCGTCGCCACCAGCGCCAGCGGATCCGCCCGCGTCGGCGACCTCGCCACGCAGCTCGGGATCAGCCAGTCGACGTGCTCGCACCACGTGCGCCGACTGGCCGAGGTCGGATTCATCATGGTCGACAAGGTCGGCACGTCCAGCGTCGTCACGGTCAACCCGGCATGCTGCACGGGCCTCCCCCACGCAGCCGACGTCGTGATGGGCACGATGCTCGAAAACCCTTGCTGCCCCAGCGATCTCCCGGCTGACGTCACGACGCGACCCATGCTCAAGAAGGACCTGCGCACGGTCCGCGACATCTACGCCGAAGGCATCACGACCCGCAACGCGACGTTCGAGACCGAGGTGCCCGCGGTCGGCGTACTCGCGGACAAGTGGCTGAAGGGTCATCGGTGGGTCGCCGAGATCGACGGCACCGTCGTCGGCTGGGCTGCGGCGAGCCCGATATCTGCTCGCGAGTGCTACGCCGGGGTCGCCGAGACGTCGGTCTACGTCACCGAGTCAGCGCGTGGTCGCGGCGTCGGCAAGGCCCTCCTGCACCGCCAGGTCACCGAGGCGGACGCCGGTGGGCTGTGGACCCTGCAGACGTCGATCTTCCCCGAGAACCGCGCGAGCATCGCCCTGCATCACGCGGCGGGCTTCCGCACCCTGGCCGTCCGCAGCCGGATCGCCCAGCTCGACGGGATGTGGCGCGACACCGTGCTGCTCGAACGTCGCGCATCCGTGTGA
- a CDS encoding DoxX family protein, with amino-acid sequence MAPLIILLAATAVVRLMDIRREGRGAPWAHALRYGLAAMFVATGGAHFVGMREDLIAMVPPDLPNPGLLITITGILELAGAVGLVWRRTTALAAACLGLMMIAMFPANVYAATHDLVAEWTDNLVPRTILQIVFLAATAIVALHYFREDRTAPATDESRVNADAA; translated from the coding sequence ATGGCCCCGCTGATCATCCTGCTGGCCGCCACTGCCGTCGTACGACTCATGGACATCCGCCGCGAGGGCCGCGGCGCCCCCTGGGCACATGCGCTGCGCTACGGACTCGCGGCGATGTTCGTCGCCACCGGCGGAGCCCACTTCGTCGGGATGCGTGAGGACCTGATCGCCATGGTGCCGCCGGACCTGCCCAACCCCGGGCTGCTGATCACCATCACGGGCATCCTGGAGCTCGCCGGTGCGGTGGGACTGGTGTGGCGGCGTACAACGGCCCTGGCCGCTGCGTGCCTCGGGCTCATGATGATCGCGATGTTCCCGGCCAACGTGTACGCCGCGACGCACGACCTCGTCGCCGAGTGGACCGACAACCTCGTGCCGCGCACGATCCTGCAGATCGTCTTCCTGGCTGCCACGGCGATCGTCGCCCTCCACTACTTCCGCGAGGACCGTACGGCGCCTGCGACGGACGAGTCGCGGGTCAACGCGGACGCGGCCTGA
- a CDS encoding cutinase family protein yields the protein MTTRSATVVRAPVLVITVRGSTEPASGSRLLTPIARAVARRCPGEVEVHSLAYPATFERFDATYPASIDLGESPGIGVRNLVSVLNGQAGARPELRIVLLGWSQGAQVITDALIAPHLRCAGRHAPVLDHRASELIEAIALFGNPTFTAGMPYNAGEFAPGISGVTPRTGDPLGPYAGRMRDYCAAGDISAQNAPGSDVEGHVAYFHNGMPDQAETVAFLPMCGVEA from the coding sequence ATGACGACGAGGTCCGCCACCGTGGTGCGGGCGCCGGTCCTTGTTATCACGGTGCGGGGCAGCACCGAGCCCGCCAGCGGGTCCCGGCTGCTCACCCCGATCGCCCGCGCCGTTGCTCGCCGCTGTCCAGGGGAGGTGGAGGTCCACAGCCTCGCGTACCCGGCGACCTTCGAGCGCTTCGATGCGACCTACCCCGCGAGCATCGATCTCGGCGAGAGCCCCGGGATCGGCGTACGCAACCTGGTGTCCGTCCTCAACGGCCAGGCGGGCGCCCGCCCGGAGCTGCGCATCGTGCTGCTCGGCTGGTCTCAGGGTGCGCAGGTCATCACCGACGCTCTCATCGCGCCCCACCTGCGATGCGCCGGGCGGCACGCTCCCGTGCTCGATCATCGTGCGAGTGAGCTGATCGAGGCCATCGCGCTGTTCGGCAACCCGACCTTCACCGCCGGAATGCCATACAACGCAGGCGAGTTCGCGCCTGGGATCAGCGGCGTCACGCCGCGCACAGGGGACCCTCTCGGTCCTTACGCAGGACGCATGCGCGACTACTGCGCAGCCGGAGACATCTCCGCGCAGAACGCTCCAGGATCGGACGTCGAAGGGCACGTCGCGTACTTCCACAACGGCATGCCCGACCAGGCGGAGACGGTGGCGTTCCTGCCCATGTGCGGCGTCGAGGCGTAG
- a CDS encoding phosphotransferase codes for MGTPVEMLWEPDDASTVITDRFGFADADDAGAWVTRTLEERWGISVEACERIVMSDHNALAWVRTPAGRLIVKWSIARHRFARLAELARLTAWLGDQGVPVSQPLTTLDDQHQVEAGGVSMHVQRVIDGALLDVTDPSQVHGAGAALARLHSALATYPDPEAIGEHHSPSTELDDEIETWLAAYPAHLPPEAHEVVRRLAASADAVTDLPPRHLVHGDVRSANVLWAGTGVAAFLDLEDAHLGHPIRELTQGAVLLGTRFHDWGPVPREVHAQLRKGYESVRLLSAAEASWWDALVLACSLQMVPPGDDPTGWGEAASQLWRHAR; via the coding sequence ATGGGGACACCGGTCGAGATGCTGTGGGAGCCCGACGACGCGAGCACGGTCATCACCGACCGGTTCGGGTTCGCCGACGCCGACGATGCCGGCGCCTGGGTGACGCGCACGCTCGAGGAGCGCTGGGGCATCAGCGTCGAGGCGTGCGAGCGCATCGTCATGAGCGACCACAACGCGCTGGCGTGGGTGCGTACGCCGGCCGGTCGGCTGATCGTGAAGTGGTCGATCGCGCGGCACCGGTTCGCACGCCTGGCCGAGCTGGCCCGGCTGACCGCGTGGCTCGGCGACCAAGGGGTGCCCGTGTCGCAGCCGCTCACAACGCTCGACGATCAGCACCAGGTCGAGGCCGGCGGCGTCTCGATGCACGTGCAGCGTGTCATCGACGGCGCACTGCTCGACGTCACCGACCCCAGCCAGGTGCACGGGGCCGGCGCGGCCCTCGCGCGGCTGCACAGTGCCCTCGCGACCTACCCCGATCCGGAAGCCATCGGCGAACACCACTCTCCCTCAACGGAGCTCGACGACGAGATCGAGACCTGGCTCGCGGCGTACCCGGCACATCTCCCACCGGAGGCGCACGAGGTCGTACGCCGGCTCGCCGCGTCCGCGGATGCCGTCACCGACCTGCCGCCGCGACACCTCGTCCACGGCGACGTGCGGTCGGCCAACGTGCTGTGGGCCGGCACCGGTGTGGCGGCGTTCCTCGACCTCGAGGACGCCCATCTCGGCCATCCGATCCGCGAGCTGACCCAGGGCGCAGTACTGCTCGGCACCCGCTTCCACGACTGGGGCCCGGTCCCGCGCGAGGTGCACGCGCAGCTGCGCAAGGGCTACGAGTCGGTGCGACTACTCTCAGCCGCCGAGGCGAGCTGGTGGGACGCCCTGGTGCTCGCGTGCTCACTGCAGATGGTGCCGCCTGGCGACGACCCGACCGGCTGGGGTGAGGCAGCTTCGCAGCTGTGGCGCCACGCCCGATGA
- a CDS encoding TnsA-like heteromeric transposase endonuclease subunit, which translates to MTGLPVRRLGSRAGQRNYSGWLWCATTDSLVGYESLLERDRLWLADFEPSVCRIASQPVWCSGKDQGSLRRHAPDFMLEYADGSHLVVDVKPAALLDEPRWSTSSGGPGAFAKPVDGDTRSGPARQGFTCGTSASSGQDAALSASRRKSCVLHAPSLQRAEPSTRFNHS; encoded by the coding sequence ATGACGGGGCTGCCAGTCAGGCGCCTCGGGTCCCGAGCCGGCCAACGGAACTACTCGGGCTGGCTCTGGTGCGCGACTACGGACTCGTTGGTCGGATACGAAAGCCTGCTCGAACGAGACCGCTTGTGGCTCGCGGACTTCGAGCCCAGCGTGTGTCGGATCGCGAGCCAGCCCGTCTGGTGCTCGGGCAAGGACCAAGGCTCCCTGCGACGCCACGCCCCGGACTTCATGCTGGAGTACGCCGACGGCAGCCACCTTGTGGTGGATGTGAAGCCGGCAGCGTTGCTGGATGAACCGAGGTGGTCGACGTCTTCAGGTGGACCGGGCGCCTTTGCGAAACCCGTGGATGGCGATACGAGGTCTGGTCCGGCGCGCCAGGGGTTTACATGCGGAACGTCCGCTTCCTCGGGGCAGGACGCCGCGTTGAGCGCATCTCGCCGGAAGTCATGCGTGCTGCACGCACCATCGCTGCAGAGGGCCGAACCCTCGACGAGGTTCAATCACTCCTGA
- a CDS encoding alpha/beta fold hydrolase, with the protein MAPRPMTAEITSRYDDAGAHRMHARTCGDPRDPAVVLVHGLGLSGRYLEPLMGELDGLHVLAPDLPGIGDSDRPDRPLTVTEHADALATWIDTVGLDRPLLVGHSVGAQVAALAAERHPEQASGLVLISPNGDPLARAPLRQAARLVLDAPLERPSLIPVATVDYLRSGPWRMWRTLHGSSDIDLEAHLRRILTGPSSYEVSAICSCRATGPRRWPWLSLTARRSRSTVRRTASSTPRPRRSLRSFVGRSARELGAGSLDLGGPLSTQLFARVAVEGRLRRAAPVQDGVLEPPEEPVAPGQTSGVTRDRRRPTSGRAVHEKRRYTNDWCTN; encoded by the coding sequence GTGGCGCCACGCCCGATGACGGCCGAGATCACGAGCAGGTACGACGACGCGGGCGCCCACCGCATGCACGCCCGCACCTGCGGCGATCCGCGCGATCCGGCGGTGGTGCTGGTGCACGGACTGGGCCTGTCCGGCCGCTACCTCGAACCCCTGATGGGCGAGCTCGACGGCCTGCACGTGCTGGCACCGGACCTGCCCGGCATCGGCGACAGCGACCGCCCGGACCGACCGCTCACCGTCACCGAGCACGCCGACGCGCTCGCGACCTGGATCGACACCGTGGGCCTGGACCGCCCGCTGCTGGTGGGCCACTCGGTCGGCGCCCAGGTCGCGGCGCTCGCGGCGGAACGTCATCCGGAGCAGGCCAGTGGACTCGTCCTCATCAGCCCGAACGGCGACCCGCTGGCTCGGGCACCGTTGCGGCAGGCGGCGCGCCTCGTGCTGGACGCTCCGCTGGAACGGCCGTCACTGATCCCCGTCGCGACGGTGGACTACCTGCGCTCGGGTCCGTGGCGGATGTGGCGCACGCTGCACGGGTCCTCGGACATCGACCTGGAGGCGCACCTGCGGCGCATCCTCACCGGGCCGTCGTCGTACGAGGTCAGCGCGATCTGCTCGTGTCGCGCTACTGGGCCGCGACGTTGGCCCTGGCTCTCCCTCACGGCACGGCGGTCCAGGTCGACGGTGCGGCGCACGGCGTCGTCCACTCCTCGCCCGCGCAGATCGCTCAGGTCATTCGTCGGTCGCTCCGCGCGTGAGCTCGGCGCGGGCAGCCTCGACCTTGGCGGCCCGCTCTCGACGCAGCTTTTCGCGCGGGTCGCGGTCGAGGGCCGGCTGCGGCGGGCCGCCCCAGTGCAGGACGGCGTACTCGAGCCGCCAGAAGAACCGGTAGCGCCAGGTCAGACCAGTGGTGTCACGCGGGATCGGCGTCGGCCGACGTCGGGTCGTGCTGTCCATGAGAAAAGACGGTACACCAATGATTGGTGTACCAACTAA
- a CDS encoding NAD(P)-binding domain-containing protein: MEALPLVVIGAGPAGLAAAANAQQRGVPAVVLEAGGEAGAGVREWGHVRLFSQWSELVDPAAEKVLTPTGWAAPEPSAYPTGRDWATGYLQPLADALGATDEVTVRYEARVVGVTRQGRDLVVDSGREAEPFVLQVQTATGVERVVARAVIDASGTSGGPNPLGGDGLPAIGEGAARQRITYRVPDLRAQAVRSRYAGRHVVVAGTGASSQNALVELAALAKEAPGTRVSWLVRRSSAKGAFGGGDNDQLVARGALGTRAREAVESGAVTAVTGFRTSEVAIGEGGRLSLTSFDGQQVTDVDEVIAVTGFRPDMSMLSEVRLDLDPVLQAPRALAPLIDPNVHSCGTVYPHGAKELAQPEAGFYLVGMKSYGRAPSFLALTGYEQVRSVVAAIDGDHEAAERVELTLPESGVCGGSGLFDEPEQTDAQAGGCCGAPASEALLTIGTAPPR; the protein is encoded by the coding sequence ATGGAGGCTTTGCCTCTCGTCGTGATCGGAGCCGGTCCGGCTGGCCTGGCCGCAGCGGCCAACGCGCAGCAGCGCGGCGTGCCCGCGGTCGTGCTGGAGGCCGGCGGTGAGGCGGGTGCCGGCGTGCGCGAGTGGGGTCATGTCCGGCTGTTCTCACAGTGGTCGGAGCTGGTGGACCCGGCGGCCGAGAAGGTCCTGACCCCGACCGGGTGGGCTGCGCCAGAGCCGAGTGCGTACCCGACCGGCCGTGACTGGGCGACCGGCTATCTGCAGCCGCTGGCCGACGCGCTGGGCGCGACCGACGAGGTCACGGTGCGCTACGAAGCCCGCGTCGTGGGTGTCACTCGGCAGGGTCGTGACCTGGTCGTCGACTCCGGGCGCGAGGCCGAGCCGTTCGTCCTCCAGGTGCAGACGGCCACGGGTGTCGAGCGCGTCGTCGCGCGAGCGGTCATCGACGCCTCCGGCACTTCGGGAGGCCCCAATCCTCTGGGAGGAGATGGGCTTCCGGCGATCGGCGAGGGCGCAGCACGGCAGCGGATCACCTACCGCGTGCCCGACCTGCGCGCCCAGGCGGTCCGCAGCCGGTACGCCGGCCGCCACGTCGTCGTGGCCGGCACCGGTGCGTCCTCGCAGAACGCTCTGGTTGAGCTGGCAGCCCTCGCCAAGGAGGCACCAGGGACTCGGGTGAGCTGGCTGGTGCGCCGTTCCTCTGCCAAGGGTGCGTTCGGCGGGGGCGACAACGACCAGCTCGTCGCGCGCGGTGCGCTGGGCACCAGGGCGCGAGAGGCGGTCGAGTCCGGTGCAGTGACCGCGGTCACCGGTTTCCGCACCTCCGAGGTGGCGATCGGCGAGGGCGGGCGGCTGTCGCTGACCTCCTTCGACGGGCAGCAGGTCACCGACGTCGACGAGGTCATCGCCGTGACCGGGTTCCGACCCGACATGAGCATGCTGTCCGAGGTGCGCCTGGATCTTGATCCGGTCCTGCAGGCGCCCCGTGCGCTGGCTCCGCTGATCGACCCGAACGTGCACTCCTGCGGGACCGTGTACCCGCACGGGGCCAAGGAGCTCGCCCAGCCAGAGGCCGGGTTCTACCTGGTCGGAATGAAGTCCTACGGCCGCGCGCCCTCGTTCCTGGCGCTGACCGGCTACGAGCAGGTCCGTAGCGTCGTGGCAGCGATCGACGGCGATCACGAGGCCGCCGAGCGGGTCGAGCTGACCCTGCCGGAGTCCGGGGTGTGCGGCGGTTCGGGCCTGTTCGACGAGCCGGAGCAGACCGACGCGCAGGCGGGCGGATGCTGCGGCGCGCCCGCATCCGAGGCGCTCCTCACGATCGGCACCGCGCCCCCGCGATGA
- a CDS encoding helix-turn-helix domain-containing protein, producing the protein MTTSSTHVIRVGANVWWDGSTWEVESLTESAARLRRDDEVQAVSFAALAADSLSGSLDGDRVPVDTAPPSGVLLAALPPSARKALEEEALHLMELQRPDPDRTRADRLRSKAEELGVSTRTLQRRLARFEAQGVAGLIDARLLKEGRRSVDPRWDSACLEVLHRYSHSSTPTRRTVIRHANTTYLEAVPGGRVPSDRVAYRRLAELDKGRYTFGPSKQRRSVTERPTGVLGRLRADYPGQYLVMDSTRLDVFAMEPITLRWVNVELTVAMDLYSRCITGDCCTNR; encoded by the coding sequence ATGACCACCTCCAGTACGCACGTCATCCGCGTCGGCGCGAACGTGTGGTGGGACGGGTCCACCTGGGAAGTCGAGTCGCTCACCGAAAGCGCGGCGCGGCTCCGGCGCGACGACGAAGTCCAAGCCGTCAGCTTCGCGGCACTTGCAGCCGACTCGCTCTCCGGGAGCCTCGACGGCGACCGCGTTCCCGTGGATACCGCGCCGCCCAGCGGCGTGCTCTTGGCGGCGCTCCCCCCATCTGCGCGCAAGGCACTCGAGGAAGAAGCTTTGCATCTGATGGAGCTCCAGCGGCCCGACCCTGATCGGACGCGCGCCGACAGGCTGCGCTCGAAAGCAGAGGAACTTGGCGTTTCGACGAGGACTCTTCAACGACGTCTGGCGCGCTTCGAAGCACAGGGTGTTGCGGGACTCATCGATGCGCGGCTCCTCAAAGAGGGGCGCCGGTCGGTCGACCCACGCTGGGACAGCGCATGCCTTGAGGTCCTTCACCGCTACTCCCACTCATCGACACCCACACGACGAACAGTCATCCGACACGCCAACACGACCTACCTGGAGGCGGTGCCCGGTGGACGCGTGCCTTCAGACCGCGTGGCATATCGACGGCTCGCCGAGCTCGACAAGGGGCGCTACACATTCGGGCCGTCTAAGCAACGTCGTTCGGTCACGGAGCGGCCCACGGGTGTGCTTGGACGACTTCGCGCCGACTATCCCGGCCAGTACCTCGTCATGGACAGCACGCGGCTTGACGTGTTCGCCATGGAGCCCATCACTCTGCGATGGGTGAACGTCGAGCTCACGGTCGCGATGGACCTCTACTCACGATGCATCACTGGGGACTGCTGCACGAACAGGTGA
- a CDS encoding HNH endonuclease: MSRQSVAETPAALLASDVRAAVDALACLDVEVGDAERIDQLAALERLQAACVAAQAHVMVAFAESQVHEQAAAGVPARQRGRGVADQIGLACKISPQAASARLGRARALVVEMPCTLRALASGDVSERVAESAVRHTSHLQPAQRRAVDALVAPRLPDMSAREADAAVRRLAYEQDPEAMVERVARAEHDRAVWSRPAPDCMGVLSAALPAAQCVAAYSALDAQARAVRAAGDERSLAQLRADLLVERLTGQDSAADVSVEISLVMSADSLLHDGDEAAHVDGYGPLPAALGRRLAAGGSRSEVARSRAWVRRLFTDPIDGTTVAVDARRREFDGPVRRLLDARDRVCRTPFCDSPIRHRDHVVPYAAGGSTALDNGQGVCERFNYVKEMPGWRTTVVHPGHAVPTAAG; this comes from the coding sequence ATGAGTCGTCAGTCCGTCGCCGAGACGCCCGCCGCGTTGCTGGCGTCCGACGTGCGGGCAGCAGTCGACGCGTTGGCGTGCCTCGACGTTGAGGTGGGCGACGCCGAGCGGATCGACCAGCTGGCCGCGCTCGAGCGGCTGCAGGCGGCTTGTGTCGCTGCGCAGGCTCACGTGATGGTGGCGTTCGCCGAGTCGCAGGTGCACGAGCAGGCTGCGGCCGGCGTACCGGCTCGTCAGCGTGGTCGAGGCGTGGCCGACCAGATCGGGCTCGCGTGCAAGATCTCGCCTCAGGCGGCGTCTGCGCGGTTGGGTCGAGCGCGCGCTCTGGTGGTCGAGATGCCGTGCACGCTCAGGGCTTTGGCATCGGGCGATGTCAGCGAGCGGGTCGCCGAGAGCGCGGTGCGGCACACCTCGCACCTGCAACCTGCTCAGCGGCGTGCGGTCGATGCACTGGTTGCGCCTCGCCTGCCCGACATGTCGGCGCGTGAGGCCGACGCGGCGGTGCGGCGTCTGGCGTACGAGCAGGACCCTGAGGCGATGGTCGAACGCGTTGCTCGTGCCGAGCACGACCGTGCGGTGTGGAGCCGCCCCGCGCCCGACTGCATGGGCGTGCTGTCCGCGGCGCTCCCGGCAGCCCAGTGCGTGGCCGCGTACTCCGCGCTCGACGCGCAGGCGCGTGCGGTCAGGGCTGCTGGCGATGAGCGCAGCCTCGCCCAGCTGCGTGCTGACCTGCTGGTGGAGCGCCTCACCGGGCAGGACTCCGCCGCGGACGTGTCCGTCGAGATCAGCCTCGTGATGAGTGCCGACTCGCTGCTGCACGACGGCGACGAGGCGGCGCACGTCGACGGCTACGGCCCCTTGCCCGCCGCGCTCGGCCGACGTCTCGCCGCCGGCGGGTCGCGCTCAGAGGTCGCGCGCTCCCGGGCGTGGGTGCGCAGGCTGTTCACCGACCCGATCGACGGTACGACGGTGGCGGTCGATGCTCGGCGTCGCGAGTTCGACGGGCCTGTCCGCCGACTGCTCGACGCTCGTGACCGTGTATGCCGAACTCCGTTCTGCGACAGCCCGATTCGTCACCGAGACCATGTCGTTCCCTATGCCGCGGGCGGTTCGACCGCGCTCGACAACGGGCAGGGGGTGTGCGAGCGGTTCAACTACGTCAAGGAGATGCCCGGATGGCGCACCACGGTGGTGCACCCCGGTCACGCAGTGCCCACCGCCGCCGGGTGA